The Petropleomorpha daqingensis genome includes a window with the following:
- a CDS encoding RsiG family protein — translation MSPRKPTAAGGAAVDALLDPSFLDGAETLPMAEVRRLRRQAEQEEVNLSYTRRLLQGRLDIVRRELQRRADNDGRSLMDLLPEILAEKGRGPAHGLGRHQTVQPSSPEEFESWVNGLTDVDLSSIQELSDAKLEKAARALAEAEKGLSERRRGVQNVMDALAGELGRRYREGEADVAALLADEGR, via the coding sequence GTGAGTCCCAGGAAGCCGACCGCCGCGGGCGGCGCCGCCGTCGACGCGCTGCTCGACCCGTCGTTCCTCGATGGCGCGGAGACCCTGCCGATGGCCGAGGTGCGCCGGCTGCGCCGGCAGGCCGAGCAGGAGGAGGTCAACCTCTCCTACACGCGGCGGCTGCTGCAGGGGCGGCTCGACATCGTCCGGCGCGAGCTGCAGCGCCGCGCCGACAACGACGGGCGCTCGCTGATGGACCTGCTGCCGGAGATCCTCGCCGAGAAGGGCCGGGGCCCCGCCCACGGCCTGGGCCGGCACCAGACCGTGCAGCCGTCGTCCCCCGAGGAGTTCGAGTCCTGGGTCAACGGGCTGACCGACGTCGACCTCTCCTCGATCCAGGAGCTGTCCGACGCCAAGCTCGAGAAGGCCGCCCGGGCGCTCGCCGAGGCCGAGAAGGGGCTCTCCGAGCGTCGCCGCGGCGTGCAGAACGTGATGGACGCCCTCGCCGGTGAGCTGGGGCGCCGCTACCGCGAGGGCGAGGCCGACGTCGCCGCGCTGCTGGCCGACGAAGGCCGATGA
- a CDS encoding 3-keto-5-aminohexanoate cleavage protein — MTPGTLITLAPTGAESAKADVPALPVTVDEVVATARDCQAIGAAVIHLHVRGEDTRPTLDLGRCREVVQAVREATDLVVQISSGGAVTDPFDQRLAVLDVEPDAASLTLGTVNFGRDVFSNPWDLIVELHTQMQQRGIVPEYEVFDLGQLATLQRLLDKHGAPHGGRVHVDLVMGVPGGMPGTTQALAACLPLLPQGSTFAATGVGRTSLPVMLAALSAGGHLRVGMEDTLTYAPGEPVRDNAQLVARAAGLARIAQRPPLTTAEARAFLGIDNRTTVEAAP; from the coding sequence GTGACCCCGGGCACCCTCATCACCCTCGCGCCCACCGGCGCGGAGTCGGCGAAGGCCGACGTCCCGGCGCTGCCGGTGACCGTCGACGAGGTCGTGGCCACCGCGCGCGACTGCCAGGCGATCGGCGCCGCGGTGATCCACCTGCACGTCCGCGGGGAGGACACCCGCCCGACGCTGGACCTCGGCCGCTGCCGGGAGGTCGTCCAGGCGGTGCGCGAGGCGACCGACCTGGTCGTGCAGATCTCCAGCGGCGGCGCGGTCACCGACCCGTTCGACCAGCGGCTGGCCGTCCTCGACGTCGAGCCGGACGCCGCCTCGCTCACCCTGGGCACGGTCAACTTCGGCCGCGACGTCTTCTCCAACCCGTGGGACCTGATCGTCGAGCTGCACACGCAGATGCAGCAGCGGGGGATCGTGCCCGAGTACGAGGTCTTCGACCTCGGCCAGCTGGCCACGCTGCAGCGGCTGCTCGACAAGCACGGGGCGCCGCACGGCGGTCGCGTGCACGTCGACCTGGTCATGGGCGTCCCCGGCGGCATGCCCGGGACGACGCAGGCGCTCGCCGCCTGCCTGCCGCTGCTTCCTCAGGGATCGACCTTTGCCGCTACCGGCGTCGGGCGTACCTCGCTGCCGGTGATGCTCGCCGCGCTGTCGGCCGGCGGCCACCTGCGGGTGGGTATGGAGGACACGCTCACCTACGCTCCCGGCGAACCGGTCCGGGACAACGCACAGTTGGTGGCACGGGCGGCCGGGCTGGCCCGCATCGCCCAGCGCCCGCCGCTGACCACCGCCGAGGCCCGGGCGTTCCTCGGCATCGACAACCGCACGACCGTGGAGGCCGCACCGTGA